TTTCAACCTCCTGTGACAAAACCACATCTGCAATTGCCGATCGGTGAGCCCCAATTTCTCCGACAGTTCAGCCCTCGTCGACTCTGATGGATATGTCTCCACTGATCAAATCAACGaaacacaacaaaatcaaaacgcGAGAaggcaaaataataataattataaaaaaaaaatagaaaaaagaagaggaaaggtTTGTGAACGAACAAGCAAAGGCCTTCTCGAGGGTTTCCAGCTGAAATGGAGTCTTCATCTGGCGCTTGGGCCTGCTCAGACCCTCACTTGAGTTactaattttgttaatattatcattattcAGGTTGTGATTTCCGCCGTCGGAAGCAGCAGCTTCCATCGAATTAGAAGGTGAAGATCGgagaaaagaatagaagaaaacACAGAAGAACACCCAAACCCTAGaatcaaaacccaaaaaccaaaaaccaaaaacactCTTccaatacaaaattgaaaagccCACAGCAACGGAACTTCGAATTTGCGTTTCCCTCACTTAACCTAAATACCGTAATAGTCAAGGAACAGAAAAGCAGTATAGAAGAATTATCATCATCgaataacaacaacaataacaattccaataaaagaataataaacgattagaaaagaagaagaagttatAGGAAAAGGCGAATTCAGGATCAATTAACCAACACTCTTCTCTCACTCTAATCCAACCTTCCATAATTCTCCTTACTTTCTTTAAttccttaatttaaaaaaaaaacgctttTTAATGAATCAAAGTCGAGcaacacttttcttttttcttttttaatttaccaCCACCCCCATCTCCCTTCCCCCTCCCATGTGattcttctcaattttcatGAACTTTTAGCTCCAGTTCTTCcctgtatatatatttttattaaaattcgtGTCTTGAGTTTCTAATTTCTACGCCATTTCATTCTCCATCCGTGAACTCTGGATTGCAGATAATGGACTCCAAGTTCATGATTAACGTCGCTGATTGGCCATTGGTGGGTTTATAATCCCAAAAACCTCATCAATCGACCaactaaaatgatattttgaatCATTTTTGGGATGTTATTGGAAAGCGAAGGTTTTTGCATTGCGGCAATAAAAATGCCTTGAAATGAGAAAGCattcataattacaaattCAGTAAACGTCTGAGCTCAGAATCATAACAATTGATCGGTCAAagggaaaattaaataacagaTACATGGcaataggatttttttttttttttttcttttcttggtgatggaattatttaaaaatttacaacacCAGATCCTCCCCTCATTTCCATGCTTCCCATCACCTCCAATGCTGCTTCTTCAAGCCACCTTTGTTCGCTGTGAAAACAGTTAAGACTTCGTTTAAGGAGAAGGTAGGAAAAATAACTAAACAAGCATCACTCAACTTGTTAAGACATATACTCTAGATCAAGAGGTTAGAAGTTCAATGTGAAGATAGAAGATCAAGCATTCAACTACTGATAATCACTCTAATTCGACAATAAACtctttatcattttcatttctacgtgatcaaattacaaaaaacaGTGTATGAATCAATGAATAAGGCTAGAACTCACTCGTTTCTCTTCTTCCATCTTAGCCTTGATGAAAGAGTAAAGTGCAACTCCTGCTATTGCAATGCAGGTTCCAATACCAGTCTGTGTTGAAATTTTGTTACCTGCAAGCCACCCCATTTTACTACATCGTCTCATGAAGAACTATGACATTGTCACCTCCTTGCAGCAATTAAAACCAGAAAAAAACGCACAAAAGAAATCATTACCAAAGACAATGATGGAGAATCCAATCACAAATACACGTTTCAGCACATTTCCAACTGCATGGGTAAGTGGTGCCACCCTCTCCAGTGTGTTGGTTGCTAACTGTCAGAGCCATCCAAAGCAAAATTCTTTACTTCATACCATTAAACTACACCCTCTCTTAGATACAAATAATTAGTGGCGGTAAACATGAGTCAATTCAAAGACATATTCTTGAATGCATATTATAGGGGTCTGTTGTTAACAAATATGACAGAAAATCAAATGGACCAAGTATTattaagaagagaaaatttagGCAATGTACCTGATTGTAAAGGTGATAAAACATTCCCACCCAGAAGAGATCTGAGACGAATTTGGTTAGACCGACTTTAGCTATGGCATCATTGAAACCAAACTTCAGCAGTTGAGGCCCCTCCACCTGTGAATAATGAAATCTCTTGAGTTATATAAAgattcttttaacttttacgCTTTGTCGTCTCATAGCAAATTGAAACTTACAATTACAGCTGGTGGAATGCAGAAAAGGAGAGCGATGATAGAGATATAGGCATAGACGTTGGTGCTGTCCATGTCAGtctataaacaaagaatagaTCAGTTCCAATTACAGATGCCATAGTCTAAAAGAGTCAAAGGTAAGTTGAGTTGAACATAACCATGGCTTTCTTTGAATAAATACTTCTGTAGGTAAATGAGATATTAGAAATCATAGCACTAATGAAGCCAGTCCAGTTGAATGAAAGCTCAGTCAAAGATGCAATTGACACACCTGCATTGATCAATCCAAACAGAACACTATAAAAACAAAGCACCACATGCCACCAAATCCATATAAGTAATATATCAAAATGCATTAAAGAGCTGGAAAAATGaggtaaaagaagaagaatttacCAATGACAACGGGAGCCAATGAAAGCCACAAGGTAATGGGAATGGATTGCCCCAAAATGAATTGAGAAGCGGCGGCGTTAAAGAACGGTTCCAAAGCTGAAAATGAACAAGATTTTTAGGCAAACGATAAAATTCAACATGTTGTAAACTGAAGCATTAGTAAATTTGGTGGTTTACCTTTGATTGTGTGTGTGAATGAGACAGCAACAGCTGCGAACGAGACATTGCTAGTGACGTGGCCAAGTGCATGACAGAAAGCTACAGGGATCAGCAGCTTCAGGAGTGTTGAGTCAATAGGCTGCACACCAAAACACATGTTAACCATCCCATGTGTTAAATTAAGAGAGAAAGCTACCCATATTCCAAGATCAGATAAAATGAGATAGTTTTAGACactttgtgtgagatcccacatcgattggagagggaaacaagtGTCGATGAGGACACTAGCCCCaaagggagatggattgtgagatctcacattagttcgagaggagaacaaagcattctttataagtgtgtgaaaatctctcgtaacagacgcgtttaaaactttgaagggaagatcaaaagggaaagcctaaaggtGACATTCCTAGTAAAAATGTTATTCCTAAAATACGTGGATCAACATTcctaaaactttaaaaaacaatGCTATTCATGACATTCCTAGTAAAAATACGTGGATCGACAATTGATTTCTTAATGGAGGGTACATGTTCTACATCAATTTGTTCTACATCAATTTAACTACGTTGatgtaatttatatataaaattcttttataaaattaccCTTCCATATACATGAgtattaaattcttttttctacaTAAGTTAAAAGTTTTTGAAGAAGATCTAAATTTATGGTattcattatatataaaatttaattgaatctAACTGAATCtgaaacattaaattttaatttcgatATTATAACAacttaatttgtttattaatgataaatggGTTGATAAtctaataaatacaaaaggtaaagttgatatttaatttaataaaaaaattaaatacaacttattagatataaaattaagcGTTTAAAAATGGTAAGAAAGATTTGTGGAGCCATGACTCACCGCTCGCTTGGGGAGACCCACAACCCAGCTTATCAAGCAGTACACCACCCCAACCAACAAATGGATCACGGATACAAAACTGCCACGTAGACAAAAACTCGAAACATTAATAACGAAAAAAacagaataaattaaaatacaattgaaaaggaaaagaaagttttTCACTTTCCTGTAAATAATAT
This sequence is a window from Cucurbita pepo subsp. pepo cultivar mu-cu-16 chromosome LG19, ASM280686v2, whole genome shotgun sequence. Protein-coding genes within it:
- the LOC111781557 gene encoding triose phosphate/phosphate translocator, chloroplastic isoform X2 encodes the protein MWYFLNVIFNILNKKIYNYFPYPYFVSVIHLLVGVVYCLISWVVGLPKRAPIDSTLLKLLIPVAFCHALGHVTSNVSFAAVAVSFTHTIKALEPFFNAAASQFILGQSIPITLWLSLAPVVIGVSIASLTELSFNWTGFISAMISNISFTYRSIYSKKAMTDMDSTNVYAYISIIALLFCIPPAVIVEGPQLLKFGFNDAIAKVGLTKFVSDLFWVGMFYHLYNQLATNTLERVAPLTHAVGNVLKRVFVIGFSIIVFGNKISTQTGIGTCIAIAGVALYSFIKAKMEEEKRRTKVA
- the LOC111781557 gene encoding triose phosphate/phosphate translocator, chloroplastic isoform X1, whose product is MASQLLSRATYFAGGIPSLRKLHRETTTTNNHVAFVHTRPIAEGANLIWGRQLRPSLLLDNLSAKRETVRPTYAAASSSPAGGSDSAGEAKVAPAGFFEKYPALVTGFFFFMWYFLNVIFNILNKKIYNYFPYPYFVSVIHLLVGVVYCLISWVVGLPKRAPIDSTLLKLLIPVAFCHALGHVTSNVSFAAVAVSFTHTIKALEPFFNAAASQFILGQSIPITLWLSLAPVVIGVSIASLTELSFNWTGFISAMISNISFTYRSIYSKKAMTDMDSTNVYAYISIIALLFCIPPAVIVEGPQLLKFGFNDAIAKVGLTKFVSDLFWVGMFYHLYNQLATNTLERVAPLTHAVGNVLKRVFVIGFSIIVFGNKISTQTGIGTCIAIAGVALYSFIKAKMEEEKRRTKVA